One stretch of Chryseobacterium fluminis DNA includes these proteins:
- a CDS encoding glycosyltransferase family 2 protein produces MTHVPSKVSIIVPVYNVEHYLAKCLDSLVNQTVRHMEILVVNDGSKDNSEQIIQDYAHKYPEKIKAFSKKNGGLSDARNFGLDRSTGDYIGFVDSDDYVTPTMFEEMLDLAEKHHSKMVICNIQKVNQHGTITQKLTQIPNMPEKIDLERNFSVFSDLSYFACNKIFHKDLFKERRFKKGIHFEDIQLIPQLLLECDTIAQTQNFHYQYLERTDSITKTHTERGLDILNAVKNVETAFKDSKYSNKHNELRNFQIFEGVYSFLAYLAYVEKEEIFYNMSAELELFVKERNIKIKDILNYSRFDKNYLLSLPLKKRYIICFFLQDKRS; encoded by the coding sequence ATGACACATGTTCCCTCAAAAGTTTCCATTATTGTTCCCGTTTACAATGTAGAGCATTACCTGGCAAAATGTCTGGACTCCCTGGTTAATCAGACAGTCAGACATATGGAGATTCTCGTTGTTAATGACGGGAGTAAAGATAATTCTGAGCAGATTATTCAGGATTATGCTCATAAGTATCCTGAAAAAATTAAAGCCTTCAGCAAAAAAAACGGAGGCTTAAGCGACGCCCGTAATTTCGGGCTCGACAGATCTACAGGAGATTATATAGGCTTCGTCGACAGTGATGACTACGTAACTCCCACGATGTTTGAAGAAATGCTGGATCTGGCAGAAAAGCATCATTCTAAAATGGTGATCTGCAACATTCAGAAAGTGAATCAGCATGGGACGATTACCCAGAAGCTCACACAGATCCCGAATATGCCGGAAAAAATAGATCTGGAGCGTAATTTCTCCGTTTTTTCAGACCTGAGTTATTTTGCCTGCAATAAAATCTTTCATAAAGACTTATTTAAGGAGAGACGATTTAAAAAAGGAATTCATTTTGAAGATATACAGCTCATTCCACAGCTACTTTTAGAATGTGATACCATTGCTCAGACACAGAATTTTCATTATCAGTATCTTGAACGTACGGATTCTATTACAAAAACCCATACTGAGAGGGGATTAGATATTCTGAATGCGGTGAAAAATGTAGAAACTGCCTTTAAAGATTCAAAATACTCCAATAAACACAATGAACTCAGAAATTTCCAGATTTTTGAAGGGGTCTACTCCTTTTTAGCGTATTTAGCATATGTTGAAAAAGAAGAGATATTTTATAATATGTCTGCTGAATTAGAGCTTTTTGTGAAGGAAAGAAATATAAAAATTAAAGATATATTGAATTATAGTCGTTTTGATAAAAATTATCTTTTATCTTTGCCCCTGAAAAAAAGATATATTATCTGCTTTTTTTTGCAGGACAAAAGAAGCTGA
- a CDS encoding formimidoylglutamase: MNFEDFIISPRNFKTENWQIGSRITKDIKEDSIVLLFISDYRGAGGDAEVQDFTGIRKEFYKLSQLDFEIPVVDLGDLVSGKSVQDSHYILQEVLSACHHRRAIPVIIGGSNDFAYSLFSGLNLHQNSINYTQISNIIALNQDENINEHTFLSKILGSKNFSIKNYHHLGYQKHLNQTDSIRLIKEVEFDIVRLAEMMNSTEKTEPFFRKADLVTVNCDAVESFSEPFSMNPQVNGLNRREICAYMKEIGLSENLKSVGIFNYNIYSENQLNHQLLAQMIWYLIEGINIQRSHPKERYYEIFYVLVDDRQYAFKRDTFSNLWYFGDDENIENCIPCSRKDFDEAKKGWLNARLTKI, translated from the coding sequence ATGAATTTTGAAGATTTTATCATTTCACCAAGAAATTTCAAAACCGAAAACTGGCAGATCGGGAGCCGTATTACCAAAGATATAAAAGAAGATAGTATTGTTCTGCTGTTTATTTCCGATTACAGAGGCGCAGGCGGCGATGCAGAAGTGCAGGACTTTACGGGGATCAGAAAAGAGTTTTATAAACTTTCGCAGCTGGATTTTGAGATTCCCGTTGTCGATTTGGGAGATCTGGTTTCAGGAAAATCCGTTCAGGATTCTCACTATATTCTGCAGGAGGTATTATCTGCCTGTCATCATAGAAGAGCGATTCCGGTTATTATTGGTGGCTCGAACGATTTTGCGTATTCCTTATTTTCAGGATTGAACCTCCACCAGAACAGTATTAATTATACACAGATCAGCAATATTATTGCTCTTAATCAGGATGAGAACATTAATGAGCATACCTTTTTAAGTAAAATCTTAGGATCTAAAAACTTTTCAATTAAAAATTATCATCATTTAGGATATCAGAAACATTTAAACCAAACAGATTCCATCCGTCTGATCAAAGAAGTAGAATTCGACATTGTTCGTCTCGCCGAAATGATGAATTCCACTGAAAAAACAGAACCTTTCTTCAGAAAAGCAGACCTGGTAACGGTAAATTGTGATGCAGTGGAAAGTTTCAGTGAACCCTTTTCGATGAATCCGCAGGTGAACGGATTAAACCGCAGAGAGATCTGTGCTTATATGAAAGAAATAGGGTTAAGCGAAAATCTGAAGTCTGTAGGAATTTTTAATTATAACATCTATTCTGAAAACCAGCTTAACCACCAGCTTCTTGCACAGATGATCTGGTACCTGATTGAAGGAATTAATATTCAGAGATCCCATCCTAAAGAAAGATATTACGAAATATTTTATGTGCTCGTTGATGACAGACAGTACGCTTTTAAACGTGATACTTTCAGTAACCTGTGGTATTTTGGTGATGATGAAAATATAGAAAACTGTATTCCCTGTTCCCGCAAAGATTTTGATGAAGCTAAAAAAGGATGGCTGAATGCACGACTGACGAAAATTTAA
- a CDS encoding ecotin family protein, whose translation MKFLYTLFLVFLFNICFSQENYYPGARRGFTRVNVNLPKNANEKKYKVEFYLTINKEMEDCHTAKMENKFQKKTYGSNSYYEASSDYQILIYSNEKCGGKKMSKKVYNEPVTEKYQSKDSFVFYIPENMAVEYRLLKDESGLSKVN comes from the coding sequence ATGAAGTTCCTGTACACGCTGTTTTTAGTTTTTTTATTTAATATATGTTTTTCTCAGGAAAATTATTATCCGGGGGCCAGAAGAGGGTTCACGAGGGTAAATGTGAACTTACCGAAAAATGCAAATGAAAAAAAGTACAAGGTAGAGTTTTATCTTACCATCAATAAAGAAATGGAGGATTGCCATACGGCTAAAATGGAAAATAAATTCCAGAAAAAGACCTATGGAAGCAATTCGTATTATGAAGCATCATCAGATTATCAGATTCTGATTTACAGCAACGAAAAGTGCGGTGGCAAAAAAATGTCCAAAAAGGTTTATAATGAACCCGTAACGGAAAAGTATCAGTCCAAAGACAGTTTTGTATTTTATATACCTGAAAATATGGCTGTAGAATACAGGCTGTTGAAAGACGAATCTGGTTTGAGTAAAGTAAATTAG
- a CDS encoding glycoside hydrolase family protein, producing MEKPFTRKEFLQTSALGITAVVFGSSFTRLLASEEKPYFDLKPIGRQFSLEGYYIWCSSPIWGEDGKVHLFYSRWKKEKGMGGWLNGSEICRAEADSPWHKFEHKQVILAPRGGEFWDATTCHNPLIKKVGDEYYLFFMGNSNGKTNTKRIGLATAKSLSGIWTRPEEPLLLPGKEGSWDDHCTTNPAFVEGNDGKYWLFYKSWNTGEYETQKGSVRGNRKYGVAKADSPKGPYIKVPENPVIDFSSLPDNAQLEDAFIWKQKGKFHMVARDMGFFNHAYGLHLTTKNGLYWSKPEIAYLSMGNYVNEPDPPKHLKRFGRLERPMLLPDKNGEKPRFLFGATQGGDFETSTAFVFEILK from the coding sequence ATGGAAAAGCCTTTCACGCGCAAAGAATTCCTGCAAACATCAGCTTTAGGAATCACAGCTGTTGTTTTTGGATCGTCGTTTACCCGTTTATTAGCTTCAGAAGAAAAACCTTATTTCGATTTGAAACCGATCGGCCGGCAGTTTTCCCTTGAGGGATATTATATCTGGTGCAGTTCTCCGATCTGGGGTGAAGACGGGAAAGTTCATCTCTTTTACTCGCGATGGAAAAAAGAAAAAGGAATGGGCGGATGGCTTAACGGTTCTGAAATTTGCCGTGCAGAAGCAGATTCGCCATGGCACAAGTTTGAACATAAGCAGGTTATCCTGGCGCCAAGAGGTGGAGAATTCTGGGATGCTACCACCTGCCATAACCCTCTGATTAAAAAAGTAGGAGATGAATATTATTTATTCTTTATGGGAAATTCCAATGGAAAAACAAATACCAAAAGGATCGGATTGGCAACTGCAAAAAGTCTTAGTGGCATCTGGACCCGTCCGGAAGAACCTCTGCTTCTTCCCGGAAAAGAAGGTTCGTGGGACGATCATTGCACAACAAATCCGGCTTTTGTAGAAGGAAATGATGGTAAATACTGGCTGTTTTATAAATCCTGGAATACCGGAGAATATGAAACGCAGAAAGGCAGCGTAAGGGGAAACCGGAAATACGGAGTGGCAAAAGCCGATTCTCCAAAAGGACCCTACATAAAAGTTCCTGAAAATCCGGTGATCGATTTTTCGTCACTGCCTGATAATGCCCAGCTGGAAGATGCTTTTATCTGGAAACAAAAAGGAAAGTTTCATATGGTAGCCCGCGACATGGGATTTTTTAACCATGCGTACGGTTTGCATTTAACAACAAAAAATGGTCTATATTGGTCAAAGCCCGAAATTGCTTATCTCAGTATGGGAAATTATGTCAATGAACCCGATCCTCCGAAACATTTAAAACGATTCGGAAGATTAGAACGGCCTATGCTTTTACCTGATAAAAACGGGGAAAAACCCCGGTTCTTATTCGGGGCAACACAGGGCGGGGATTTTGAAACTTCAACGGCTTTTGTATTTGAGATCTTAAAATAG
- the topA gene encoding type I DNA topoisomerase, which produces MSKNLVIVESPAKAKTIQKYLGKDFDVKSSFGHIRDLPKKGMGIDLGTFTPDYEVSADKKKLVTELKAAVKKAEMVWLASDEDREGEAIAWHLADELKLKPENRKRIVFHEITKNAILKAIDNPRDIDQNLVNAQQARRVLDRIVGFEMSPVLWKKVKPGLSAGRVQSVAVRLIVEREKEIREFIPKASFKVDGIFQNKNEQEIAAKLKKDFNKEEDAEKFLEQARTTDFKVLNVETKPGTRSASAPFTTSTLQQEASSRLGYNVTNTMRLAQRLYEEGYITYMRTDSVNLSQEAIEGAKKQITSEYGAEYSSPRNYTTKSSSAQEAHEAIRPTDFAVKSIGDVQLNRLYQLIYRRTLASQMANAKIEKTVIEIGDEKLPQHFEAQGEVIIFDGFLKAYGIVKTEEEDEENNEKLLPKVRVGETLAYKKITATEKFTRPSARYTEAGLVRKLEELGIGRPSTYAPTIQTIQNREYVDKREVEPQTREVVKISLAKDKIKKEVLDEKFGGDKNKFLPTDTGEVVSDFLTDNFKEILDYGFTARVEESFDEIANGDQKWKEMMTDFYSKFHPRIEDVEENADRATGDRLLGVDPKTGKNVHARIGRFGAMIQIGETEDEEKPIFASLMAGQNIATITFEEALELFKLPFDLNEIDGNPVSVGVGRFGPYVKWGETYISIPKGEDPLSIDQKRAEEIINEKKVADAPIATYKGEPVTKGTGRFGPFIKYQSIFVNVPKRYDFDNLSQSDINELIDAKLEKEANRYIQQWEKEKISIENGRWGPFIKFGKAMFKIPKKADDTKYEADELKELSLDEVKKWITDQDPKAFAEKKKPAAKKTTATKKPAAKKPAAKK; this is translated from the coding sequence ATGTCGAAAAATTTAGTAATCGTTGAGTCTCCGGCCAAAGCAAAAACTATTCAGAAATATTTAGGGAAGGATTTCGATGTGAAATCCAGCTTCGGTCATATCCGTGATCTGCCTAAAAAAGGAATGGGAATTGATCTGGGAACATTTACTCCTGATTATGAAGTTTCTGCCGACAAGAAGAAATTAGTAACAGAATTAAAAGCTGCAGTAAAGAAGGCTGAGATGGTATGGCTGGCTTCCGATGAAGACCGTGAAGGAGAAGCTATTGCCTGGCACCTGGCAGATGAACTGAAGCTCAAGCCGGAAAACCGGAAAAGAATTGTTTTCCATGAGATTACAAAAAATGCCATTCTGAAAGCTATTGATAATCCAAGAGATATAGATCAGAATCTGGTGAATGCCCAACAGGCACGGAGGGTGCTAGACAGGATCGTAGGTTTCGAAATGTCTCCGGTGCTTTGGAAAAAAGTAAAACCGGGATTGTCTGCAGGAAGAGTTCAGTCTGTTGCAGTACGTTTAATTGTTGAAAGAGAAAAAGAGATCCGTGAATTTATTCCGAAGGCAAGTTTCAAAGTAGATGGGATATTCCAGAATAAAAATGAGCAGGAAATTGCTGCTAAACTTAAAAAAGACTTCAATAAAGAAGAAGACGCTGAAAAATTCCTGGAACAGGCAAGAACCACAGATTTCAAAGTGCTGAATGTTGAAACAAAGCCTGGTACGCGTTCTGCTTCTGCTCCTTTTACAACTTCGACACTACAACAGGAAGCATCATCCAGGTTAGGGTATAATGTCACCAACACCATGCGTCTTGCCCAAAGACTGTATGAAGAAGGATATATTACCTATATGAGAACCGATTCGGTAAATCTTTCTCAGGAGGCGATTGAAGGAGCAAAAAAACAGATTACATCAGAATACGGTGCAGAATATTCTTCACCGAGAAACTATACCACCAAATCATCTTCTGCGCAGGAAGCTCACGAGGCGATTCGTCCTACGGATTTTGCGGTGAAAAGCATTGGTGATGTTCAGTTAAACAGATTATACCAGCTTATTTACAGAAGAACACTGGCTTCGCAGATGGCTAATGCCAAAATTGAGAAAACAGTCATAGAAATCGGAGATGAAAAACTTCCCCAGCATTTTGAAGCACAGGGAGAAGTCATCATTTTTGACGGTTTCTTAAAAGCATACGGAATTGTAAAGACAGAAGAGGAAGATGAGGAGAACAATGAAAAGCTGCTTCCGAAAGTAAGGGTAGGAGAAACGTTAGCGTATAAAAAAATTACGGCTACAGAAAAATTTACAAGACCCAGTGCGAGATATACGGAGGCTGGATTGGTGAGAAAGCTTGAGGAGCTGGGAATCGGTCGTCCTTCGACTTATGCACCGACGATTCAGACGATTCAGAATCGTGAGTATGTCGATAAGAGAGAAGTGGAGCCACAGACAAGAGAAGTAGTGAAAATTTCTCTGGCAAAAGATAAAATCAAAAAAGAAGTCCTTGACGAAAAATTCGGAGGAGATAAAAATAAATTCCTTCCCACCGATACCGGTGAAGTGGTAAGTGATTTCCTGACCGATAATTTTAAAGAAATCTTGGATTATGGTTTTACAGCGAGAGTTGAAGAAAGTTTCGACGAAATTGCCAATGGTGATCAGAAGTGGAAAGAAATGATGACGGATTTCTACTCAAAGTTCCACCCGAGAATTGAAGATGTAGAAGAAAATGCAGATCGTGCGACAGGCGACAGGCTTTTAGGTGTTGATCCCAAAACAGGTAAAAATGTGCATGCCAGGATCGGAAGATTCGGGGCAATGATCCAGATTGGGGAAACCGAAGATGAAGAAAAACCTATTTTTGCCTCACTAATGGCCGGGCAGAATATAGCAACCATTACCTTTGAAGAAGCTTTGGAGTTATTTAAACTTCCCTTTGATCTGAATGAGATCGATGGAAATCCGGTTTCTGTAGGCGTAGGGAGATTCGGACCTTATGTGAAATGGGGGGAAACGTACATCAGTATTCCTAAAGGAGAAGATCCTCTTTCAATCGATCAGAAACGGGCCGAGGAAATCATCAACGAAAAGAAAGTTGCCGACGCTCCGATAGCAACTTACAAAGGCGAACCTGTAACTAAAGGAACCGGAAGATTCGGACCTTTTATCAAATATCAGAGTATTTTCGTCAACGTTCCGAAGCGATACGATTTTGATAATCTTTCTCAAAGCGATATTAACGAATTAATTGATGCTAAGCTTGAAAAAGAGGCCAACCGGTATATCCAGCAGTGGGAAAAAGAAAAAATTTCCATCGAAAACGGAAGATGGGGCCCCTTCATTAAATTCGGTAAGGCCATGTTCAAGATTCCGAAAAAAGCTGATGATACCAAATATGAAGCAGATGAGCTGAAGGAACTTTCTCTGGATGAGGTGAAAAAGTGGATTACCGATCAGGATCCCAAAGCATTTGCAGAAAAGAAAAAGCCGGCGGCTAAAAAAACCACAGCAACGAAAAAGCCAGCGGCTAAGAAACCGGCAGCAAAAAAATAG
- a CDS encoding T9SS type A sorting domain-containing protein: protein MIFNENNKNKALLGRDLPKDWSKAPNSYIFDPGQDSEGLYIPVRKAYVMWEQDKLMGGTPIPNGKITADVLWEDAHGLIKTGASYKLEVLDSGINAKIKVPINKTKKGNAVIAFRVGGQIFWSWHVWVTDDPTNGSTYRSFTDLKRQKNDGTIEAIPDSDWGWMDRNLGALTSSITANEWNRNGGLLYQWGRKDPIPPLVTKGNDFYEVSGSVGRVRHRGAKNFTNATTIDNLRKFVLLSNAQAPDNIRLSVRNPLSLIYVNKDDNSGPAYYNNNTNLPLNWFGKYFNLSDNLLSELNLWSDNSEGKIATGYNSDANAKPYRDKSSYDPCPNGWRMPSMLVANLAGQNYIDDVRMDYSPFGVRTNMGKNVFESNNYHLIKPTDSGLPAFMTGFKVYPNVGFDLSNVGGLDMGIFPGTGQLILGLHSGQYTDQHHTGLWTATMARQFDATPATSARGLYMIPDREQPDVPDPSLPTVKGRYWYRPLYPMNTSDANACRCIKDPLYIEDNYNFSTEFLAPETEYREGIDDPNTYQVLKSTSAITIEIPVSKAFSVQSELLNNKDILNPVNYNDLKSNVLWTTNTSLINNVAMQNSSPSSLSAISGSKILVTLNPNQSGNAVITLHNGNITNPVYWSWHIWVTDTPVSSYSYTTELPISSATNFINYSPKADNIFQTEFMDRNLGATDAFPVVADPLTPTAAELAKIKASTGLHYQWGRKDPLPVFQYADNRASYPVYLGNVSASGTPAYTSLPFATYNNMSGSYIIPYNTYANAVSVQPTDKPSEKVAKILSYSVQNPLVYMIPSTFAPFSSSSAVYTNGTDWLADEPNLAPDRWGRGGKKSPFDPCPEGWRIPDLSAVSIGTDKDFGLTPWYKKDKNVATAYSVVTDYNGVRVRRSASFSYTIGYTFNSSEYAVGNYPNSGSRGFRSVIANQTAQGTYNVINYQYPAVWTAALNSNYMGRPINVLFDAAATANRMIAFHDNNDPYFGLSCRCVKIKYDTDGNEEGVIPKLPVTSLPAVKAARALSNTEIQEIVKEEKILLFPNPVREELHIKAPDQKDGYYFQIYNMSGQLVKSGKFESGKTNVSSLISGAYLVRINESKEIVKIIKK, encoded by the coding sequence ATGATTTTTAATGAAAATAACAAAAATAAAGCGCTGCTCGGGAGAGATCTGCCAAAAGACTGGTCCAAGGCGCCTAACAGTTATATTTTTGATCCGGGCCAAGACAGTGAAGGCCTGTATATTCCGGTCCGAAAAGCATATGTCATGTGGGAACAGGACAAACTTATGGGAGGAACACCTATTCCTAACGGCAAAATTACGGCCGATGTTTTATGGGAAGATGCCCATGGATTAATTAAAACAGGAGCCTCGTATAAACTTGAGGTCCTGGATTCCGGAATCAATGCAAAAATAAAAGTCCCGATCAACAAGACCAAAAAAGGAAATGCCGTCATCGCATTCAGGGTCGGGGGACAGATCTTCTGGAGCTGGCATGTGTGGGTAACGGATGATCCTACGAACGGAAGCACGTACAGAAGTTTTACCGATTTAAAAAGACAGAAAAACGACGGCACAATAGAAGCTATTCCGGATTCAGACTGGGGATGGATGGATAGAAATCTTGGAGCGCTTACCAGCTCAATTACAGCCAATGAGTGGAACCGAAACGGTGGATTGCTTTATCAGTGGGGAAGAAAGGATCCTATTCCGCCATTGGTTACGAAAGGGAACGACTTCTATGAAGTTTCAGGCTCTGTTGGAAGAGTAAGACATAGAGGGGCTAAAAATTTCACGAATGCAACAACTATTGATAATCTGAGAAAATTTGTACTTCTGTCCAATGCTCAGGCTCCTGATAATATCAGGCTCTCAGTAAGGAATCCGCTAAGCCTTATTTACGTAAATAAAGATGACAATTCCGGACCGGCTTATTATAATAACAATACCAATCTTCCTTTAAATTGGTTTGGTAAATATTTTAATCTGAGCGATAATCTTCTGTCCGAACTTAACCTATGGTCGGATAATTCTGAAGGAAAGATTGCAACCGGATACAACAGTGATGCCAATGCAAAACCTTACAGAGATAAATCATCTTATGACCCCTGCCCGAACGGGTGGAGAATGCCTTCCATGCTTGTGGCCAATCTGGCCGGACAGAACTATATTGACGATGTGAGAATGGATTATTCTCCTTTTGGAGTCAGAACAAACATGGGAAAAAACGTATTTGAATCCAATAATTATCATCTAATAAAACCTACTGACTCAGGATTACCTGCTTTCATGACCGGCTTTAAAGTATATCCCAACGTGGGGTTCGATTTATCCAATGTCGGAGGATTAGATATGGGCATTTTTCCGGGTACAGGACAGCTTATTCTGGGGCTGCATTCCGGGCAGTATACGGATCAGCACCATACAGGGCTGTGGACTGCAACGATGGCCAGACAGTTTGATGCCACACCGGCTACGTCAGCAAGGGGTTTGTATATGATTCCGGACAGAGAGCAGCCGGATGTGCCGGATCCATCTCTCCCCACAGTGAAAGGAAGGTACTGGTACCGCCCGCTGTACCCCATGAATACTTCTGATGCTAATGCCTGCAGATGTATAAAAGATCCACTGTATATAGAAGATAATTATAATTTTTCTACAGAATTTCTGGCCCCTGAGACAGAGTACCGTGAAGGAATCGACGATCCCAATACGTACCAGGTACTAAAAAGTACAAGTGCTATTACCATCGAAATTCCTGTCAGCAAGGCTTTTTCAGTACAGAGCGAGCTTCTGAATAATAAAGATATCCTTAACCCCGTTAATTACAACGATTTAAAATCAAATGTTCTATGGACAACCAATACTTCTCTTATTAATAATGTGGCAATGCAGAACTCTTCGCCATCTTCACTGTCTGCAATTTCCGGATCAAAAATCCTGGTAACGCTCAATCCTAATCAGAGTGGAAATGCTGTAATTACCCTGCATAACGGAAATATTACCAATCCTGTGTATTGGAGCTGGCATATTTGGGTTACAGATACGCCGGTATCCTCTTATTCATATACCACGGAGCTGCCGATTTCCAGTGCTACCAATTTTATCAACTATTCGCCTAAAGCAGATAATATATTTCAGACCGAGTTTATGGACAGGAATCTTGGCGCGACAGATGCCTTTCCTGTCGTTGCGGATCCGCTTACCCCTACAGCAGCAGAATTAGCAAAAATAAAAGCATCTACAGGACTGCATTATCAGTGGGGAAGGAAAGATCCTCTGCCTGTTTTCCAATATGCAGATAACAGAGCTTCTTATCCGGTTTACCTCGGAAATGTGTCTGCCAGCGGAACTCCTGCTTATACTTCGCTGCCTTTTGCTACCTATAACAATATGTCAGGAAGCTACATCATACCTTATAATACCTATGCGAATGCGGTAAGTGTACAGCCTACAGACAAACCTTCTGAAAAAGTAGCTAAAATACTATCCTATTCTGTACAAAACCCATTGGTTTACATGATTCCAAGCACATTTGCCCCTTTCAGCAGCAGTTCAGCTGTGTATACCAATGGAACAGACTGGCTGGCTGATGAGCCTAATTTAGCTCCGGACAGATGGGGAAGAGGAGGCAAAAAATCCCCTTTCGATCCGTGTCCTGAAGGATGGAGAATTCCTGATCTGAGTGCAGTTTCCATTGGTACCGATAAAGATTTCGGATTGACACCATGGTATAAAAAAGATAAAAACGTGGCAACGGCATATAGTGTAGTTACAGATTATAACGGCGTCAGAGTCAGAAGAAGCGCATCTTTTAGTTATACGATAGGCTATACCTTTAATTCGTCGGAGTATGCTGTCGGGAATTACCCCAATTCCGGATCAAGAGGATTTAGAAGTGTCATTGCAAATCAGACGGCGCAGGGAACTTATAATGTAATTAATTATCAGTACCCCGCGGTATGGACTGCCGCTCTCAATTCCAACTATATGGGCAGACCGATCAATGTACTTTTTGATGCCGCTGCGACAGCCAACCGTATGATTGCTTTTCATGATAACAATGACCCGTACTTCGGATTGAGCTGCCGTTGTGTGAAAATTAAATATGACACCGATGGGAATGAAGAAGGCGTAATTCCGAAATTACCCGTTACATCGTTACCTGCCGTTAAAGCAGCAAGAGCATTAAGTAATACTGAAATACAGGAAATCGTGAAGGAAGAAAAGATCCTCCTGTTTCCGAATCCGGTTAGGGAAGAACTGCATATCAAGGCTCCTGATCAAAAAGACGGATATTATTTCCAGATATACAATATGTCCGGGCAGCTGGTAAAATCCGGGAAATTTGAAAGCGGTAAAACCAATGTTTCATCACTGATTTCCGGAGCATATCTCGTAAGAATTAATGAATCAAAGGAAATTGTAAAAATCATAAAAAAGTAA
- a CDS encoding EpsG family protein has protein sequence MNLLHPYYIIAIFYMLFFSIQEVFGKRVEKKWFWLLGVYLIILVGFRDNVGPDYGSYRGIYIYSYTAEYMSIIKKALHIEGSENVQIEWLYAMINKLLLDVFNAPFYMLTLVIAILAIFFKIEYTEDNTFYPFTFTLFMFIPNFFIGESGQIRQNLGTFIIYFAIRYIKERKLWHYLFWVFIASGIHNVCYIFLPMYWLVKFPLNRTWMLVLILGSVFASPFEIYRVFGDFLGNLSSDSMLVDGFNGYIEETAERLNGGFGIPEAMMAILTFFLFVFDKKMVEKYPYYEYHRVYAVMGICLYFIFRNNPVFSSRLAGAFIGFSYLIIPNAMYVVSSVQKRLIYSFIIALVVFNFFVFASFRNIIGGRFTIDLYKNHILP, from the coding sequence ATGAATTTATTACATCCTTATTACATCATCGCAATCTTTTATATGCTTTTTTTCAGCATACAGGAGGTATTCGGAAAAAGAGTTGAGAAGAAATGGTTTTGGTTGTTAGGAGTTTATCTTATCATATTGGTAGGATTTCGGGATAACGTCGGACCGGACTATGGGAGTTACCGGGGTATTTATATTTATTCTTATACGGCGGAGTATATGAGCATTATCAAAAAAGCACTGCATATTGAAGGATCTGAGAATGTGCAGATCGAATGGCTTTATGCCATGATTAATAAGCTGTTGCTGGATGTCTTTAATGCGCCTTTTTATATGCTCACCCTCGTGATTGCCATATTGGCTATATTCTTTAAAATTGAATATACTGAAGACAATACCTTTTATCCTTTCACTTTCACGCTCTTCATGTTTATTCCGAACTTTTTTATTGGAGAAAGTGGGCAGATACGTCAGAATTTAGGTACATTCATTATTTACTTTGCCATACGGTATATTAAAGAGCGTAAGCTCTGGCATTACCTTTTCTGGGTCTTTATAGCTTCCGGAATTCACAATGTCTGTTACATCTTTTTACCGATGTACTGGCTGGTGAAGTTTCCACTTAACCGGACCTGGATGCTTGTACTTATTTTAGGATCTGTTTTTGCCTCGCCTTTTGAAATTTACAGAGTTTTTGGGGATTTTCTGGGTAACCTTTCTTCCGACAGTATGTTGGTGGATGGTTTTAATGGCTATATTGAAGAAACGGCAGAAAGGCTGAACGGTGGCTTCGGGATTCCTGAGGCAATGATGGCAATTCTTACATTTTTCTTATTTGTTTTTGATAAGAAAATGGTTGAAAAATATCCGTATTACGAATATCACAGGGTATATGCCGTCATGGGCATCTGTTTGTATTTCATATTCCGGAACAATCCTGTATTCTCTTCCAGACTTGCAGGTGCATTTATCGGCTTTTCCTATCTGATCATACCTAATGCAATGTATGTGGTTTCTTCAGTTCAGAAAAGATTAATATACTCTTTCATTATAGCTCTGGTTGTTTTCAACTTCTTTGTATTTGCCAGTTTTAGAAATATTATCGGGGGGAGGTTTACAATTGATCTTTATAAAAATCACATACTGCCTTAA